A section of the Bacteroidota bacterium genome encodes:
- a CDS encoding metallophosphoesterase family protein yields the protein MRNKILIVKIICLVFFSFGASSQVTRQPYLQIATPNSMIIRWQTGTGVIGEIYYGYSASALTKSIKESEDERIYHEVKMTGLIPNTKYYYSVESSSKGAEDQYFITPPDKGTEIPVRIWVISDFGQTNSRDNERRLETVAQWKSFNNNDYNASFILSLGDQTEDDALYQIQHNYFSQLENVLKNSPLYTTVGNHDDHDSLYNYLRTFTLPTNAEAGGMASHTEEYYSFDYSNIHVVVLSTEIYEGKKYKAQLAWLKKDLAANKQKWLIACMHQPFHSGGYHPTDDNGSAQKRRKDWLTVLEDNGIDLVLQGHNHVYERSYLVDNLIGKASTITRANKIDTGFGRPDKEGPYRKSVVSKAHKGTIFISCTGGGVANAIKHYPKPFNIFPIAFPGSDFEGSLVIDVKGNQMDVKFICDEKNKEGSHIWDYFTIIKGN from the coding sequence ATGCGAAATAAGATATTGATCGTAAAAATAATTTGTTTAGTCTTTTTTTCTTTTGGTGCATCTTCCCAAGTTACCAGGCAGCCCTATCTCCAGATAGCAACACCAAATAGCATGATTATCCGCTGGCAAACAGGTACTGGAGTAATTGGGGAAATATATTACGGATATTCTGCCTCAGCATTAACAAAAAGTATCAAAGAGTCAGAAGACGAAAGAATATATCACGAAGTAAAGATGACAGGGCTTATACCCAATACAAAATATTATTATTCGGTCGAGAGTTCTTCGAAAGGGGCCGAAGATCAATATTTCATTACCCCACCTGACAAAGGAACGGAGATTCCTGTACGAATATGGGTGATTTCTGATTTTGGTCAAACTAATTCCCGTGATAATGAAAGAAGACTTGAAACTGTTGCTCAATGGAAATCATTCAATAATAACGATTACAATGCAAGTTTTATTCTATCACTGGGTGATCAGACCGAAGATGATGCATTGTATCAGATACAACATAATTATTTCAGTCAACTGGAAAATGTTCTGAAAAATTCACCGCTTTATACTACAGTAGGTAACCATGATGATCACGATAGTTTATATAACTATCTTAGAACATTTACTCTTCCGACAAATGCAGAAGCCGGTGGTATGGCAAGCCATACAGAAGAATACTACTCATTTGATTATTCAAATATTCATGTAGTCGTTCTGTCCACAGAAATTTACGAGGGTAAGAAATATAAAGCACAGCTAGCATGGCTGAAAAAAGACCTCGCTGCCAATAAGCAGAAATGGTTGATTGCGTGTATGCATCAGCCATTTCATAGCGGCGGTTATCACCCTACAGATGACAACGGGTCGGCCCAGAAGAGAAGAAAAGATTGGTTGACTGTTCTTGAAGATAACGGAATTGATCTTGTTTTGCAGGGCCATAATCATGTTTACGAACGATCTTATCTGGTGGATAACCTGATTGGCAAAGCATCAACAATAACTCGCGCCAATAAAATAGATACCGGGTTCGGCCGGCCTGATAAAGAAGGACCATACCGCAAATCGGTTGTTAGCAAAGCACACAAGGGGACGATATTTATTTCCTGTACAGGAGGTGGTGTTGCAAACGCAATTAAACACTATCCAAAGCCATTCAATATTTTCCCTATCGCATTTCCGGGATCAGATTTTGAAGGATCCCTTGTTATTGATGTTAAAGGCAATCAAATGGACGTAAAATTTATATGTGATGAAAAAAATAAAGAGGGAAGTCACATTTGGGACTATTTTACGATCATAAAAGGCAATTAA
- a CDS encoding 6-bladed beta-propeller, which translates to MKKYQLISLTIGSVLFLFGSVDVIAQSNVAMIKKWGEFGDKPGQFKFPTMITTDKVSNIYVVDQHNHRIQKFDSDGNFMLMWGKFGTGAGEFNYPYGIAIDSKGDVYVSDMNNNRIQKFSSKGDYISSVGSYGTGDAELKYPYGIAIDGSDVLYVIDAFNYSIKKFSSDLKFISKWGSPESIGIKLYMPHEIAITKDGNVILSDRQNHRLGVFTKDGNLVKRIGEYGEGKDAKGGQFSEPHGLAVNAGGDIFVTDRYNFRIQKLNSNGTPQVQWLASGIFEDDKYFPLGITIGNEGSVYITDHYAHCIQKYKL; encoded by the coding sequence ATGAAAAAGTATCAACTCATTTCTCTAACTATTGGTTCGGTGCTGTTTTTATTTGGTTCGGTGGATGTAATTGCACAATCCAATGTCGCAATGATAAAAAAGTGGGGAGAGTTTGGAGACAAACCCGGACAGTTTAAATTTCCCACAATGATAACTACAGACAAAGTATCAAATATTTATGTAGTAGATCAACACAATCATCGTATTCAAAAATTTGATTCGGATGGTAATTTTATGTTGATGTGGGGGAAATTTGGAACTGGTGCCGGAGAATTTAATTATCCATATGGTATTGCAATTGACTCCAAAGGGGATGTATATGTATCCGACATGAACAATAATCGTATTCAGAAATTCTCATCTAAGGGTGATTATATTTCTTCAGTCGGCTCTTATGGAACAGGCGATGCAGAATTAAAATACCCGTATGGGATAGCTATTGATGGGAGTGATGTTCTGTATGTGATAGATGCATTTAATTACAGCATAAAGAAATTTTCTTCTGATCTTAAATTCATTTCAAAATGGGGCTCACCGGAAAGCATCGGTATCAAATTATATATGCCACATGAAATAGCGATAACAAAAGACGGGAATGTCATCTTAAGTGACCGGCAAAATCACCGTCTTGGTGTTTTTACTAAAGATGGAAATTTAGTAAAGCGTATCGGTGAATATGGCGAGGGAAAGGATGCAAAAGGAGGACAATTCAGTGAGCCACATGGATTGGCTGTAAATGCCGGGGGAGACATCTTTGTCACAGACCGTTATAACTTTCGAATTCAAAAACTAAACTCGAATGGGACACCACAAGTACAATGGCTTGCTTCGGGAATTTTTGAGGATGATAAATATTTCCCCTTGGGAATAACAATAGGAAATGAAGGATCTGTTTATATCACCGATCATTATGCTCATTGTATTCAGAAGTATAAATTATAG
- a CDS encoding glycoside hydrolase family 28 protein encodes MRRIFVLAIFCFAFYQGIKAQYNVRTFGAKGDGIAMDTRAIQKAIDKAYENKGGVVEVSAGTYKIGTLFLKDNVELHLQHGTTLLGSADYKDYAVVKQQMPSRTRDLYAKYFMIFAEGANNIAITGSGVIHGNGLKHFQEERPQNLRPYMIRLVSCNNVTVKGVKLLEAANWTFHLLNCKDVTIDGIVIENRGEGNRDGLDIDACERVTVTNSRFSTTDDAIVMKATNDTLCRDISISNCLFREIGGSAIKTGTESNGGFKNITVSNCVIKDIDHHAGIELMTVDGGMMQNILFDNITMDNVATPFFIRLGIRLRPYKPGQYVNRIDEVRDIQLNNISVVNAKLPSSIIGLHSKKISNITVTNYTVRNAVAQEAVAYNQVPFQEFDYPAASMFENLPAYALYCRSVENLYLQNVSMYAADGEKRPAITMDRTEHVSLFSVKAETKSKSSPMIHLRNAEDITIAQSRSFDVSDVLVETEENTVKALRMSNNLLLPSQLEQKAVTALNDPSVFEDFETTIKYEVEKGNLVKNMTAHDLSVPFPVTLKMTKKGSLQLCLLMLNESTTPQKVIVKYDGITQEFLVNWKDWGWAPITLLKQYDKDLQVKFEISAANAGLKISKAYIRYQDIGFTD; translated from the coding sequence ATGAGAAGAATTTTTGTGTTAGCAATTTTTTGTTTTGCATTTTACCAGGGTATCAAAGCGCAATACAATGTAAGAACCTTTGGTGCGAAAGGAGATGGCATTGCTATGGACACCCGTGCTATTCAAAAAGCAATTGATAAAGCTTATGAAAACAAAGGCGGGGTAGTGGAGGTATCTGCAGGAACTTATAAGATCGGAACTCTTTTTCTTAAAGATAATGTTGAATTGCATTTGCAACATGGGACAACATTATTGGGAAGTGCAGACTATAAAGATTACGCAGTTGTAAAACAACAAATGCCTTCAAGGACAAGAGACCTTTATGCAAAGTACTTTATGATATTTGCCGAAGGTGCCAATAATATTGCTATCACAGGGTCAGGTGTCATTCATGGAAACGGTTTGAAACATTTCCAGGAGGAAAGGCCACAGAATTTAAGGCCTTACATGATAAGGTTAGTGAGTTGTAATAATGTAACGGTGAAAGGAGTCAAGTTATTAGAAGCCGCTAACTGGACCTTTCACCTGTTGAATTGTAAAGATGTTACTATTGATGGCATAGTGATCGAGAACAGGGGGGAAGGAAACCGGGATGGATTAGATATAGATGCTTGTGAACGAGTTACTGTTACTAATTCCAGGTTCTCTACCACAGATGATGCCATCGTGATGAAAGCAACAAATGATACATTGTGCCGGGACATAAGCATTTCTAATTGCCTGTTCAGGGAAATTGGCGGCTCTGCCATCAAAACAGGAACAGAATCCAATGGCGGGTTTAAAAACATTACCGTAAGTAACTGTGTTATCAAAGACATTGATCATCATGCGGGTATTGAGTTAATGACAGTGGATGGAGGGATGATGCAAAATATTTTATTTGACAATATCACAATGGATAATGTAGCGACACCTTTCTTTATCAGGTTAGGTATTCGCTTGAGACCTTATAAACCGGGGCAATATGTAAACCGTATTGATGAGGTAAGAGATATCCAGCTAAATAATATTTCTGTTGTCAATGCCAAACTGCCTTCCAGCATTATTGGGTTACATAGCAAAAAGATCAGCAATATTACTGTTACGAACTATACAGTTAGAAATGCAGTAGCGCAAGAAGCTGTTGCTTATAACCAGGTGCCTTTCCAGGAATTTGATTATCCTGCTGCATCCATGTTTGAGAACCTGCCTGCTTATGCATTGTATTGCAGGAGTGTTGAGAATCTCTATTTACAAAATGTAAGTATGTATGCAGCTGACGGCGAAAAAAGACCGGCTATTACAATGGATCGTACAGAGCATGTTTCTTTATTTTCTGTTAAGGCCGAAACAAAAAGCAAATCTTCACCTATGATCCACTTGCGTAATGCGGAGGATATAACGATAGCTCAAAGCAGGTCTTTTGACGTGAGCGATGTGCTGGTAGAAACGGAAGAAAATACGGTCAAAGCTTTACGGATGTCGAACAACCTGTTACTCCCTTCTCAATTGGAACAGAAAGCAGTTACAGCACTTAATGATCCTTCTGTGTTCGAAGATTTTGAAACAACAATTAAATATGAAGTAGAAAAAGGAAATTTAGTAAAAAATATGACGGCGCATGATCTTTCCGTTCCTTTTCCTGTGACATTGAAGATGACAAAAAAAGGATCATTGCAGTTATGTTTATTAATGCTGAATGAATCTACCACTCCGCAAAAAGTAATTGTGAAGTACGATGGTATTACTCAGGAATTCCTGGTCAACTGGAAAGACTGGGGATGGGCACCAATTACTTTGTTAAAACAATATGATAAAGATCTGCAAGTGAAGTTTGAGATAAGCGCTGCCAATGCAGGATTAAAGATCAGCAAAGCTTATATAAGATACCAGGATATTGGATTTACTGATTAA